The genomic segment CGAGCATCGTCTTGGCGGCGCTCCATTTCTCAACGGCGGGTGTCATCCTCACTGTCGTGCTCATCCTCGTCGGCGCCATCGGGGCGTGGACGCTGACTTTCAGGGTGTTCCGCCGCAGCCGGATGGGCCAGGGCGTGTTCCTGAGCACGACGCAACGGGGCATGAACGTGCTCGCCGACACCGCCGAGCAGTACCAGCGCCTCGTCGGCAAGCGCGGCGTGGCCCAGTCCTATCTGCGCCCCGCGGGTGTGGCCGACATCGACGGCAATCGCGTCGACGTCGTTACCGAGGGCGACTACGTCAAGGCCGGCACGCCGATCGAAGTCATTGAACTCGAAGGCAACCACCTCGTCGTACGCGCCATTGAAGAGGAGCAATCGGGCGCCTAGCGCTGCGACTGGCGCTCGCTGAGTACACCCATCGAGTGGTCGGATTCGTGGCCGCAGCAATTAGAGAACTGATAGCCATTGTCGCGCTGGCGACCAACAACGGCCCCATGGCAACCGGCGTCGTCGTCCTTTTCTATGTCGGCGGCTTGATGGCACTGATCCTCTTCGGTGTCGTCCTCGTGTTCTTCAAGACGTGGATTCGGGCACTGGCGGCGGGCGTGGGGGTCAGCTTCGGCACACTGATCGGCATGCGCTTGCGCAACGTGCCGGCGGGCCGAATCGTCGAGGCGCTGATTACCGTCCACAAAGCGGGCATGAGCGATGTCACGATCGAAATACTTGAGCGCCATCACCTCGCTGGTGGTAACGTGACAAGAGTGGCCCGAGCCCTTGCCGCAGCGCGGGTGGCCGGCATCGACCTGACCTTCGAGCACGCTGCCGCCATCGATCTGGATGGCCGCGACG from the Verrucomicrobiota bacterium genome contains:
- a CDS encoding flotillin-like FloA family protein is translated as MATGVVVLFYVGGLMALILFGVVLVFFKTWIRALAAGVGVSFGTLIGMRLRNVPAGRIVEALITVHKAGMSDVTIEILERHHLAGGNVTRVARALAAARVAGIDLTFEHAAAIDLDGRDVFAEVQQAAGTIPTLEA